One Rhodospirillales bacterium DNA segment encodes these proteins:
- a CDS encoding RNA polymerase subunit sigma-70, producing the protein MSEAIDMDKTATGSGAYASSNITHLSKIDVTGAGQVSIQGQYAYLGYMYGPEGTSIVDISDPRDPKIISTVMLENDQSHSHKVRVIDDIMVVNSEWKGTIREGYEDGGVRIYDISDKANPKLITFLKTFGKGVHRFDMDENYLYLSTEVEGFTGNILAIYDFKNPASPDLVSHWWMPGQNTAGGETPHPKGKEHRLHHALRFEDELYAGFWGSGFGTIDISDITKPKTMATYDVHPPALEPSHTLLRVPFPVGGRNIALATDEERTNRGDDDGKPHAPFYVFDVTDRSEMKLLSTYHVAEEASPYHGDGIRFGAHQLRETIDDTLAYVTWFAAGLRILDFSDPENITEAGFFIPPPGKNQASPLTNDVQMDDRGLIYTTDKARGFDVIEMKR; encoded by the coding sequence ATGTCTGAAGCAATCGACATGGACAAAACGGCTACCGGCAGCGGGGCCTATGCATCATCGAATATCACCCATCTTTCAAAGATTGATGTGACGGGTGCGGGCCAGGTCAGCATTCAGGGGCAATACGCCTATCTTGGCTATATGTATGGGCCAGAAGGCACGTCTATCGTTGATATTTCAGACCCTCGTGATCCCAAAATTATTTCGACCGTAATGTTGGAAAACGATCAATCCCATTCCCACAAGGTGCGCGTCATTGATGACATCATGGTGGTCAACAGTGAATGGAAAGGCACCATCCGCGAAGGCTATGAAGATGGCGGTGTGCGCATCTATGACATTTCCGATAAAGCCAACCCAAAGCTGATCACCTTTTTGAAAACCTTTGGCAAGGGTGTGCATCGTTTTGATATGGATGAAAACTATCTGTATCTGTCGACCGAGGTTGAAGGCTTCACCGGCAATATTCTGGCCATTTATGATTTTAAAAATCCCGCCTCTCCGGATTTGGTGTCCCATTGGTGGATGCCGGGCCAAAACACGGCCGGTGGTGAAACCCCACACCCCAAGGGTAAGGAACATCGCCTGCATCACGCCCTACGTTTCGAAGACGAACTTTATGCAGGCTTTTGGGGATCAGGTTTCGGCACCATTGATATCAGCGACATCACAAAGCCCAAAACAATGGCGACCTATGATGTGCATCCCCCGGCATTGGAACCCAGCCACACGTTGTTGCGTGTCCCCTTCCCCGTTGGCGGACGGAACATTGCATTGGCCACCGATGAAGAACGGACCAATCGCGGCGATGATGATGGCAAACCCCATGCACCGTTCTATGTTTTTGATGTAACCGATCGCTCTGAAATGAAACTGCTGAGCACCTATCATGTTGCTGAGGAAGCATCGCCCTACCATGGGGATGGGATTCGGTTTGGAGCGCATCAGTTGCGCGAAACCATTGATGATACGCTGGCTTATGTCACCTGGTTTGCGGCAGGGTTGCGCATCCTTGATTTTTCCGATCCGGAAAATATCACCGAAGCCGGGTTCTTCATCCCGCCGCCGGGTAAAAATCAGGCATCACCTTTGACCAATGATGTGCAAATGGATGATCGCGGCCTGATTTACACCACCGATAAAGCCCGTGGTTTTGACGTCATTGAAATGAAGCGATAG
- a CDS encoding class I SAM-dependent methyltransferase yields MWAKKCTKSLTLKLFINLLKLPHKNQKNRGNHIISASEETQEMTEFVAFWNEVLVPKFVKYRHILVGGLSHHSEKIFPTLRVKDGDKVLDVGCGFGDTAIQFGTIVGPKGTVLGIDCCDGFTNIASDDAKAAGADNVKFQVADAQSHQFDSDYDFCFSRFGTQFFENPVAGLRNMRASLKPGGIMTMIVWRTAADNPWLGLPKDIILKILPAPGDDGRSCGPGPFSMADQEMVTKQLEVSGYTDIEFKRVDAPLMVGNSLDDAIAFQLAVGPAGEVYREAGDEAIERHDEIDAAFKAELVKYQTSEGIVLDSSSWVISAVNPG; encoded by the coding sequence ATGTGGGCAAAAAAATGCACCAAAAGTCTGACTTTGAAGCTTTTTATCAATCTGCTAAAATTGCCTCACAAGAACCAGAAAAACCGGGGGAATCACATCATAAGCGCATCTGAAGAAACACAGGAAATGACCGAATTTGTCGCATTCTGGAACGAAGTTCTGGTTCCAAAATTCGTCAAATACCGCCATATCCTCGTTGGTGGTTTGAGCCATCACAGTGAAAAGATATTTCCCACCCTTCGTGTCAAAGACGGCGACAAGGTTTTGGATGTTGGCTGCGGCTTTGGCGACACCGCCATACAATTTGGCACAATTGTCGGACCAAAAGGGACTGTTCTGGGCATTGATTGTTGTGATGGCTTCACCAATATTGCCAGTGATGATGCCAAAGCAGCCGGGGCTGACAATGTTAAATTTCAGGTGGCCGATGCCCAAAGTCATCAATTCGATTCTGATTATGATTTTTGTTTTTCACGGTTTGGAACGCAGTTTTTTGAAAACCCGGTTGCTGGCCTGCGCAACATGCGCGCCAGCCTGAAACCGGGCGGCATTATGACCATGATCGTGTGGCGCACGGCTGCGGATAACCCGTGGCTTGGTTTGCCCAAAGATATAATCTTGAAAATCCTGCCCGCACCCGGTGATGACGGGCGGTCTTGCGGGCCGGGGCCATTTTCCATGGCCGATCAGGAAATGGTCACCAAACAGCTTGAGGTCTCGGGTTATACCGATATCGAATTCAAGCGCGTCGATGCGCCCTTGATGGTTGGCAATTCACTGGATGATGCCATTGCATTCCAGTTGGCCGTCGGCCCCGCAGGCGAGGTTTACCGCGAAGCCGGTGATGAAGCCATTGAACGCCACGATGAAATTGATGCAGCATTCAAGGCAGAGCTGGTCAAATATCAAACCTCTGAAGGGATTGTTCTGGATTCCAGTTCCTGGGTCATCAGCGCGGTCAATCCCGGCTGA
- a CDS encoding MFS transporter — protein sequence MRSTEEKPIPGRIQAMVYAVAFFAGSQFPMISVIMPLWALELNASPILIGLIISSRQILVVAFSIHSGALLDRFGPRGVIVVMGAISAVLLSFYPAFPMIWAAILLQMISGYAETTNWIGAQMLVGHLLGGKPVYAGRMTASTRLGGFCAPVLVGFSWELFGPVAGFGFAGLWVAAGVVLAWFLPNKPFHASDKADATPDLEAIEEAKHKASILPKMSDYVTTLRLLLLPAVALVICATFMRQAGSGVQSSFYGVWLKEIGFTAGTIGLLIGMSNGVSAVAALTIGPLTRVFAPHKLLIAMTMLAVVAIAVTPLLATFWMLSIAICFRGIGQGLNFPLMLSIALQAVSPNVQGRVVAMRTLFNKFGGALVPLFMGAMAEFIGIENSFYVMGVIGVVALSGLGIWTGRSPAFAKGAT from the coding sequence TTGCGTTCCACCGAAGAAAAGCCAATTCCAGGCCGCATTCAAGCCATGGTTTATGCCGTAGCTTTCTTTGCGGGCAGCCAGTTTCCGATGATTTCAGTGATTATGCCGCTTTGGGCACTGGAACTGAATGCATCCCCCATTCTGATTGGGTTGATTATTTCCAGCCGCCAAATCCTGGTGGTGGCTTTTTCCATACACTCTGGCGCCTTGTTGGACCGATTTGGGCCACGCGGCGTGATTGTGGTTATGGGTGCCATCAGTGCGGTGCTGCTTTCATTCTATCCTGCCTTTCCCATGATCTGGGCCGCCATCTTGTTGCAGATGATTTCAGGGTATGCCGAAACAACCAACTGGATCGGTGCCCAGATGCTGGTTGGGCATCTTTTGGGTGGCAAACCCGTTTATGCTGGGCGCATGACCGCATCAACCCGTCTGGGTGGATTCTGTGCGCCGGTTTTGGTTGGGTTCTCGTGGGAACTCTTTGGGCCAGTCGCCGGGTTCGGGTTTGCCGGTCTTTGGGTGGCCGCAGGTGTTGTTTTAGCGTGGTTCTTGCCCAACAAGCCGTTTCATGCGTCTGATAAGGCGGATGCAACCCCGGACCTAGAAGCCATTGAAGAAGCCAAACACAAAGCCAGCATCCTTCCAAAAATGTCTGATTACGTCACCACCTTGCGGCTTTTGCTGCTGCCTGCGGTGGCACTGGTGATATGTGCCACGTTTATGCGCCAAGCCGGTTCCGGGGTTCAATCTTCATTTTATGGGGTATGGCTGAAAGAGATCGGATTTACCGCAGGCACCATTGGGCTTTTGATTGGCATGAGCAATGGTGTCTCTGCGGTGGCGGCCCTTACGATTGGGCCATTGACGCGGGTTTTTGCCCCCCACAAATTGTTGATCGCCATGACGATGTTGGCCGTAGTCGCTATCGCCGTTACCCCGTTGCTGGCAACATTTTGGATGCTGTCGATCGCCATTTGCTTCCGTGGCATTGGCCAGGGTTTGAATTTCCCATTGATGCTCAGCATTGCCCTTCAGGCGGTTTCCCCCAATGTTCAGGGGCGTGTTGTTGCCATGCGCACCCTATTCAACAAATTTGGCGGTGCTTTGGTTCCCCTCTTCATGGGGGCAATGGCCGAATTTATCGGGATTGAAAATTCGTTTTACGTGATGGGCGTGATTGGTGTTGTCGCGCTTTCAGGCCTTGGAATTTGGACTGGGCGCTCCCCTGCTTTTGCCAAAGGTGCGACATAA